One window from the genome of Cryptomeria japonica chromosome 6, Sugi_1.0, whole genome shotgun sequence encodes:
- the LOC131048046 gene encoding probable aspartyl protease At4g16563 encodes MDLAPKFTIFLLAIVLQLCVAFCREAQNAYNYNSIAIPLYRGNAFAHLEVQGSSPEDEDEAVQKVARAVQASKARVTALKKGLLRKPMQEIKKQKKGKSPGRGVVENLYARSFGGYSMKISLGTPPQEMTVIMDTGSDLVWVPCTRSYDCDRCKNSSDPPFLPRNSSSKILVTCSDPNCKNLHGNITERLCFSRDKCSGTLSNCSHVTCPIYGLQYGRGSTIGFLLSETLTFGGSGREIRNFAVGCSLASSEQPNRGTGIAGFGRGSLSLPSQMGSAGNSFAYCLQSHSFDEEKISSRLELGKISPPLHLHYTPFMTNPTESPYDVFYYLGLRALTVGEQHLKLPSKLMRIDESGSRGTIIDSGTTFTVVDERIHEQIAGAFVSQTQYSRASKIEALTGLGLCYNVSGLQKIFLPKFGFHFKGGARMELPLENYVIGVGGDSICLAMISNSGILDQDSGPSVVLGNFNQQNFYLFYDRKNNRLGFAPKHCASPT; translated from the coding sequence ATGGACTTGGCACCCAAGTTCACCATTTTCCTCCTCGCCATTGTTCTGCAACTCTGTGTAGCATTCTGCAGAGAAGCACAGAATGCCTACAATTACAATTCCATAGCCATTCCTCTTTACAGGGGCAATGCATTTGCGCATTTGGAGGTCCAAGGTTCGAGCCCCGAGGATGAAGATGAAGCAGTCCAGAAAGTGGCGAGGGCAGTGCAGGCCAGTAAAGCGCGTGTTACAGCTCTGAAAAAGGGGCTTTTAAGAAAGCCAATGCAAGAAATTAAGAAGCAGAAGAAGGGGAAATCACCAGGGAGAGGAGTCGTGGAGAATCTGTATGCTCGCAGCTTTGGTGGGTATTCAATGAAGATCAGTTTAGGAACCCCCCCACAAGAAATGACTGTGATTATGGACACTGGTAGTGATCTTGTGTGGGTGCCCTGCACACGCAGCTATGACTGTGACCGCTGCAAGAACAGCAGTGACCCACCATTTCTACCGAGAaattcctcatcaaaaatcctcgtAACCTGTTCAGATCCGAACTGTAAGAACCTCCATGGGAACATTACAGAGCGACTCTGTTTTAGCAGAGACAAGTGCTCAGGTACCCTGAGCAACTGCTCCCATGTCACATGCCCCATTTATGGGCTTCAGTATGGCAGAGGAAGCACCATTGGGTTTCTTCTTTCTGAAACCCTGACATTCGGAGGCAGCGGAAGAGAAATCAGGAACTTTGCAGTGGGTTGTTCGCTGGCTTCTTCGGAGCAGCCAAACAGGGGAACAGGAATTGCAGGATTTGGCAGAGGAAGTCTGTCATTGCCATCGCAGATGGGCAGTGCAGGCAACAGTTTTGCCTATTGTCTGCAGAGCCATAGCTTCGATGAAGAAAAGATCAGTAGCAGGCTTGAACTTGGTAAGATTTCTCCTCCCCTGCATTTGCATTATACCCCTTTTATGACCAATCCCACAGAAAGCCCATATGATGTGTTCTACTACCTTGGGCTCAGAGCCCTAACTGTGGGTGAACAGCACCTGAAGCTGCCCTCCAAGCTCATGAGAATTGATGAAAGTGGCAGCAGAGGAACGATTATAGATTCAGGGACTACTTTTACTGTTGTGGATGAAAGAATCCATGAGCAAATTGCAGGGGCCTTTGTTTCTCAGACCCAGTACAGCAGAGCCAGCAAAATTGAAGCCCTTACTGGTCTGGGACTCTGTTATAATGTGTCTGGTTTGCAGAAGATTTTTTTGCCCAAATTCGGGTTTCATTTCAAGGGTGGAGCACGCATGGAGCTGCCTCTTGAGAATTATGTTATTGGGGTCGGTGGGGATTCCATTTGCTTGGCCATGATCAGTAACAGTGGCATCTTGGATCAAGATTCCGGGCCTTCTGTCGTTTTGGGAAATTTTAACCAGCAGAATTTTTATCTGTTCTATGACAGGAAAAACAATCGTCTTGGCTTCGCTCCCAAACACTGTGCGTCGCCGACATGA